TTCTTCAGTCGCGGTAGCCACCGACTGGTTCATCCCGTCGATTTCACCGATGCGCTGCGTCACGCTGCCCAGGCGTTCGCCAGCCTGGTTGGCGATGCCGACGCTGCTTTCGCTCTGGCGCTGGCTGTCGGTCATGGTGCTGACCGCTTCCCGGGCGCCAACTTGCAGCTCCTCGATCATCTTCTGCACTTGCTGCGCCGAATCCTGAGTGCGGTGGGCGAGGTTGCGTACTTCGTCGGCCACCACGGCAAAACCACGGCCGGCTTCACCGGCACGGGCAGCTTCGATGGCCGCGTTGAGGGCCAGCAGGTTGGTCTGTTGCGAGATGCTGGTGATCACTTCCAGAATCTGTCCGATGTTCACCGTGTTGCTGTTCAGGGTTTCGATGTTGCCGCACGAATCGCTGATTTTTGCCGAAAGCTGGTGCATCGCGGCGATGGTTTTATCCACGACCTGCTGACCCTCTTCGGCCAGGCTGCGTGCGTCGCTCGAATGTTGCGAGGCGAGGGCGGCGTTCTGGGCGATTTCCTGGGCGGCGGCACCGAGCTGGTTGATCGCTGCCGCGACGCTGCTGGTGCGCGAGGCCTGTTGATCGGAGTTGAACATTGACGAGTTCGAGGCCGCCACTACGCGCAGGGCAACTTCGTTGACCTGGCCGGTGGCCGAAGATACTTCGCGGATCGAGGTATGGATACGCTCGACGAAACGGTTGAACGAGGTGCCCAGAGCACCGAATTCGTCCTGGCCA
The Pseudomonas sp. GR 6-02 genome window above contains:
- a CDS encoding methyl-accepting chemotaxis protein, translating into MFNSDQQASRTSSVAAAINQLGAAAQEIAQNAALASQHSSDARSLAEEGQQVVDKTIAAMHQLSAKISDSCGNIETLNSNTVNIGQILEVITSISQQTNLLALNAAIEAARAGEAGRGFAVVADEVRNLAHRTQDSAQQVQKMIEELQVGAREAVSTMTDSQRQSESSVGIANQAGERLGSVTQRIGEIDGMNQSVATATEEQTAVVESINVDITEINTLNQEGVENLQSTLRACADLEQQAARLKQLVGSFRI